GAAGCGCCAGGAAGAGGTTCGCCGGTATCACTGGCAACCTGTCCGCGGACACTCATTTCTTGAGGTGCCTGGTTTTCCTGCTTTTCACTTCTTTCTTCCATTTTTTCGCGTGGCCCGATAATAATAACATTACCATCAATTTGATAAATGTATGGTTTGTTTGCAAGTGCAACATCGAGAATACGCTCAATCCCCGCACGTCTTTCATCCACACTGACAGTGCCAATTTCCTGTGCCGCAACCATGCTATACATAAAAGTATATTCACTTTGCGATTCAATTTCGCTTACAATCTCCTCGAATGGAGCATTTTGCTTGCTGATGCTAAGCTTGACGTTCCCCTGGGCATGCACTTCGGCCCTGTTTAGTCCTGGTAGTAAGAGCAGAACAACCAACACTGCCATAAATCTTTCGACTTTTCCGGCCGATGCCTTGTTTCGCAAAACCTTAGTAAAGATTTTTTTCATAGAATTCATTTTTAAGAAAATTATTAGACATATTGAGTTCCTAAGATTCGGTTATTATTAATTAATTATTTGTTTTTTTTTCCTGGTAGAATTTCAACGTGGTGGTCGCTTATATTAAAAGAAACCTCACCTGTAAACTTCATCATCTCCATAATAGTTGCAAAGTCTTCGGTACGTTCCAGCTTAAATCGGAAACGCTCGTTCTTCATTGACTCATCTGTATAGCTGTATTCGAAATCGAACCACTTGCTCAAATCGTGCATAATTTCTTCCAGAGTTTTATCGTCGAACACAAAAATTCCGGCAGCCCTTTCAGCATAAACATTTGCATCAACTTCATGAACACTTAGGCTCTGGTTGTTTCTGGTGTAAACCGCCATCTCGCCCGGATGCAATTTGGTATTGTTAATATTTACCAATCCCGAAACAAGAACTGTTTCAACATCTCCTTCATCTTCGTAAGCCCTAATATTGAAGCTGGTTCCCAAAACTGTTACACTGGCTTCTCTGGCCTTCACATTGAACGGACGTTTCTCATCGTGGGTAACATCAAAATAACCTTCGCCTTGTAGTGTAACCAAACGTTCGGCACCGGAAAAATGAGCGGGGAAACTCAATTCCGAACCAGGATACAACATCACATTTGTTCCGTCCTCGAGCGTTAGTTTGTGGCTGGTTCCGAGCGGTACTTTAACAGTGTAAATTTGTGGCTTCTCAATTTCAGCTTTAACTGTATCTTCCGCCACAAGCATCGACGCAACATTGGCTTCTTTTGGCAAAATCACTTCATGGCCTGAAGGATATTCGATTACAGCCTCCTGACTAGCTATATGCTTAATAGTTGGCTCAACTACTGTATCTCGTTGATTTCTGAAAACGGTACTCACTACAACAAACACAAGTATTGCGGCCGCTGCGGCGTAACGTACAATCATTCTTCTTTTATGCTGACGTTTTCTCAGTTGTATTTTCTCCTGAATAGCCATCAGGATTCTTTCACGTTTCTCCTCTTCTGCATTACTTGACACAGCAGGGATGGCCTGACGAAGAATCTTCTCCAGATCCTGCTTATTGTTAAGGTTATTGTTCGAGATTAACGAAGCAAGTCTTGATTTCTCGCTATCAGAGATCTCAGAAATGACCGCCTTACCTAGTAGTTTACCAATTTCAACCGAGTCGTAATATCTTCTCATTTTTGATCATTTTGTAATTATATATCCGCCTAAAACAAAAACGGGTTACTAGTTTGTTAAAAAAATTTACTTTTGTCCGTATAATTGTAAAAAATGGACAAAATAGTTGCAAAATTAAGAGATGGTGACGAACAGGCGTTTGTCGAGCTATTTCATGCTTTTTGGGACGCAGGCCAACGTTTTGTCAGGTCGTTTATCTCCAATGATGATATTTGTGAGGATATTACACAAGAAGTTTTTCTTCAGATTTGGGATAAACGACAAATTTTTGAAAGTGAAAAACATTTTAAAGCCTATTTCTACAAATCACTTCGCAACAACACAATTAAACACCTTTCACGACAGAAACCCTCAGAGGAAATATCGAATATTCTGACGTTGGAAAGCGACGATCTTTTCGCAAAAATAGTAGAGGTTGAATTTAAACGGGAAATATCGAGGGCAATATCAATGCTTCCTGAAAAACGCAAGCAGGTAATACTTCATGCCATGGCAGGCTTAACTGTTGAAGAGATTGCTAAACAGCTAAACATTTCAGTAAACACTGTAAAAATTCATAAAAAGAAGGCTTATTCCGACCTCCGCAAAGAGCTAAAAAATATCAATCTTCGCATACTGGCAATTTTCATGTAAAAAATTATATAAACAAAAAAAGCGCTCTGTTAAAGAACAGAACGCCCTATATGGTATTAAACAAATTAACTATCTGTAAGCCGCCCGGATAACATATCCTTTTACTTTATCGCTTTTAACCAGAGCTAACAAATCATCTTTCTCCATTTCAGTAAGTAAGTCCTTTAAACCGGGAATTACAATGTATAAAGAGAGATCTTTGTCTGCCTCAGTCATATTTGAAAGATCGCTTTTGAGCTTCTGCAAAAAGGCTTCTTTGTTTTCCTGTTTGAGCTTATAAATAGCCGCGTCTTTAAATACCGGTATTTTCCCCAGATCAGACAATCCATATTCGGCTAAATCATTTGCAGTCTTTTCTATTTCCTCAACTGTTGCTGTTGCTGAAATACGTTTGACAATAAGGCCGAAATAATCTTCATATTTCCTTTTTACGATCTCTTCAACTTTCTCGTCTCCAACTGCTTTTCTGAATTTAGCAACGTTATTCCTAAAGAAAATCTCCCTATCGGAGCCAATCGGGGCATACTTATCAAAAATAAACAAACATTCTTCAGTAATCTTGTCTTCGTCGCTGGAAACTTTATAGAACTCATCTATCAGATCAGTCACATCAGAACGCATATTCATTGAAGCATGCAGGTATGATGCTACGAGTTTGGACTCCCTGTCGCCGGCTTCGTAACGTTTCTTCAAGCTTCCATATGCTTTATTTTCATCGAAAGCTTCTTCAACTTTATCGTTAAACGCAGGAACATCAAGTATACCTCCCGAAAACATGTGAACCAAGTCTCCGTTTCCATCTAATACCACGTAAGTTGGATAGACCTTTACATTGTATTTATTGGCA
This is a stretch of genomic DNA from uncultured Draconibacterium sp.. It encodes these proteins:
- a CDS encoding FecR domain-containing protein codes for the protein MRRYYDSVEIGKLLGKAVISEISDSEKSRLASLISNNNLNNKQDLEKILRQAIPAVSSNAEEEKRERILMAIQEKIQLRKRQHKRRMIVRYAAAAAILVFVVVSTVFRNQRDTVVEPTIKHIASQEAVIEYPSGHEVILPKEANVASMLVAEDTVKAEIEKPQIYTVKVPLGTSHKLTLEDGTNVMLYPGSELSFPAHFSGAERLVTLQGEGYFDVTHDEKRPFNVKAREASVTVLGTSFNIRAYEDEGDVETVLVSGLVNINNTKLHPGEMAVYTRNNQSLSVHEVDANVYAERAAGIFVFDDKTLEEIMHDLSKWFDFEYSYTDESMKNERFRFKLERTEDFATIMEMMKFTGEVSFNISDHHVEILPGKKNK
- a CDS encoding thioredoxin family protein codes for the protein MKRFFLLLVLTALISNTFAQGINFEDLTVEQAVEQAKVEDKYVFIDVYTAWCSPCKMMDAQVFPTKEAGDYFNPRFVSLKLNAEAGTEGPKFANKYNVKVYPTYVVLDGNGDLVHMFSGGILDVPAFNDKVEEAFDENKAYGSLKKRYEAGDRESKLVASYLHASMNMRSDVTDLIDEFYKVSSDEDKITEECLFIFDKYAPIGSDREIFFRNNVAKFRKAVGDEKVEEIVKRKYEDYFGLIVKRISATATVEEIEKTANDLAEYGLSDLGKIPVFKDAAIYKLKQENKEAFLQKLKSDLSNMTEADKDLSLYIVIPGLKDLLTEMEKDDLLALVKSDKVKGYVIRAAYR
- a CDS encoding sigma-70 family RNA polymerase sigma factor; the encoded protein is MDKIVAKLRDGDEQAFVELFHAFWDAGQRFVRSFISNDDICEDITQEVFLQIWDKRQIFESEKHFKAYFYKSLRNNTIKHLSRQKPSEEISNILTLESDDLFAKIVEVEFKREISRAISMLPEKRKQVILHAMAGLTVEEIAKQLNISVNTVKIHKKKAYSDLRKELKNINLRILAIFM